CCATCTCCTTCTAGGCCCATCTGTGGGTTCCTGCCAGAAGTCCCTTTAGAAAACCCAGGGCTGGTTGTTTGCAGGCCCCAAATTCCAGGCCTTTGGGAGACTCAGCCTCCCTGGCTTTGTGCCGGGGCATCTGGCCGGGTCCCAGCTTCCCTCTGCGCATCTCCTACCTGCCGTGTTtggtcccagcagaaaaacccCCATTCCACTACCCCGGTCTTCCCATGATCACTCCCGTTTACACGGGCCCCCGTACTTCTCAGCACTCTCTGCACACTTGCAATGAATGGGTCACACAGCAAGGTGGTTGTgtgtgtgatggtggtggtgttgctTTGAGGGCCTGCTGTGTGCACTGTTCTAGACCAGGAGATTCCACAGTAAACCAGACCAGCCCATAGGGCTTGTTTTCGAATGGGGagtaattaacaacaaaaaagacaccagctacttaggaggctgaggtgggaggattacttgagagcAGAAGTTCAgtaccaacctgggcaacattgtgagaccccatcttttgtgggttttttgttgttttgttttttttgagacagagtctcacactgtcacctggcctggagtgcaatggcgcgatcttggctcactgcagcctccacctcccgggttcaagtgattctcctgcctcagtctcctgagtacctgggattacaggcgcccaccaccacgcccagctaattttgtattttcagtagagacagggtttcactgcgttggcccggctggtctcaaacgcctgacctcatgatccacttgcctcggcctcccaaagtgttgggattacaggcgtgagccactgagcccggccgtgagacctcatcttaaaaaataattaaaaaggcctcccaagtagctgggactacaggtgcccgccaccacgcctggctaatttttggtgtttttagtagagacggggtttcaccgtgttagccaggatggtcttgatctcctgaccttgtgatccgcccgcctcggcctcccaaagtgctgggattacaggcgtgagccactgcgcccagccaaaaagtttttaaaatgtttttattttgcaattttttttttttgagacagagtctcaccctgtagcccgcgctggagtgcaatggtgcgatctcggctcactgcaacctctacctcccaggttcaagcaattctcctgcctcagcctcccaagtagctgggattataggcgcttcccaccacgcccagctgagttttgtgtttttagtagagacagggtttcacgatgttggtcaggctggcctcaaactcctgaccttgtgatccacccacctcggcctcccaaagtgctaggattacagatgtgagccactgcgcctggccaataattttaattttatagaaaagttgcaaagataatacAGAGAGTTCCCCAGACTCCTTACCCATCTTCTCTCACTTAAGTTACTGTGGTGAATTTGTCACAGCTAAGTAACAACCGACATTGGTATATTACTGTTggttgaagtttttttttgtttttcattttttgttttgagacaaggtctcactcttttgcccaggctggagtacagtggcatgattatggcttactaacctctgcctcctggcctcagactcccaagtagcttggattacaagtgtgcaccactatgcccggttgatttttgtatttttagtagagacagggtttcgtcatgttggccaggctggtctcgaactcctgacctcaggtgatccacctgcctcggcctcccaaattgctgggattacaggcatgagccactgcacctgaccaagttttttttttttttttttttttaaatctattccaCCAAtatgtatctttctttttctttttcttttttttttttgagatggagtcttgctctgtcgccaaggccggagtgcagtggcgtgatctcggctcactgcaagctccgcctcccaggctcacaccattctcctgcctcagccttccgagtagctgggactacaggtgcccaccaccacgcccggctaattttttgtatttttagtagagatggggtttcaccgtgttagccaggatggtctcaatctcctgacctcgtgatccgcccgccttggcctcccaaagtgctgggattacaggcgtatatctttctttttttttaaccttcttgaCCCTTATCTTtcatatcttttaagtggaacatttagtccatttatgtttaaggttaatattgatatgtgaggttttgttaGGTGTATTACTATTAAATAAGTTTATgggaaggttttttttgttttttgtttctttttgagatggagtcttgctctgtctcccaggctggagtgcagtggtgcgatcttggcctactgcaaactccacctcctgggttcaagcgattctcctgcctcggcctcctgagtagccgggattacaggtgtgtaccaccatgcccagctaatttttgtgtttttagtagagacggggtttcgccatgttggccaggctggtctcaaactcctaacctcaagtgatccacccacctcagcctcccaaagtgctgggataacagacgtgagccgccatgcctgatcatgttttctgttttttttaagacagggtctcactctgttgcccaggctggagtgcagtgtctcagtcatggctcactgcagcctcaacctcctgggctccagcaatcctcctccttcctcagcctctagagtagctgggaccaaaggtgtacgccaccacacctagcttatttattttttgtagggacagggtctggatctgttgcttaggctggtctctaactcctgtccTTAAGCGATCCTTCCTCCTGGttttcctgaagtgttgggattacaggagagagccaccgcccctggcctcatttacattttaaaagacccCTCTGGCTACCTTGTGGAGAACTGAGTGTTCCCTGGGGTCAGAGTGAAAGCCTGGTGACTAGCGAGGGGGCCGGGGGCCGTGGCTGGGCTGCAGGGCCACAGTGGGAATGGAGATGGAGAGGAGGTGGCAGGATTTGGGACTGTCCTTGAGGTTACTCATTCACCATTGTTCCCAGCACAGACTGCAGCGCCTGGCACATTGCAGGTGTGGATTgagtgcctggaaaagctgcaagcTGGTTTGGGCCTCTGTGTAGGGGGAAAGGGCTGAGCTCGGCAGTTGGTGTCAGGCTCCTGACACGTGTCATCTGGTTTGGTGAAAGTCTATGCTGTCAAGACATGCTGGTTTGGGGTGAGCCACACTGGTTTGGAGCTTCCGATCTGTCTTCATTTGGTTCCCTTTTGCTCCGTAGTATCTGTGCAATGGCAGAGCAGTAgaacccagggttagggatggaGGTAGGTGCAGGAGGGGTGGCCTTAGAGGAGAGGTGGATCCGGGGGTGCCCCCTCCCAGTTCTCTGTTCAGGGCTGTATTGACCCTCAGGATTGGAGGCCCTCTTCTCATCCATGGTGGTGGCCTCCATACAGGTGAATCTCAGCGATCCTAAACAGAAGTATGAGCCATCAGACCAGAGCCATGTGGACTGCGTGTGTCCCATCCAAAGGGCACAGCCTCTGATCTGCTGTACccgattttcttttttcttttttttttttcttttttaagacggagtcttgctgtgtcgcccaggctggagtgaagtagcacaatcttggctcactgcaacctccacctcccaggttcaagtgattctcctgcctcagccccccgagtagctgggactacaggctcctaccacacctggctaatttttgtatctttaatagagacagggttttacctatttgccaggctggtctcgaactcgtgaccttacgatccgcccgccttggcctcccaaagtgttgcgattacaggtgtgtccaccgcgcctggcccactgtACCTGATTTTCTGTGAAGTCAGAGGCCTGATTTTCAGATGTGGGCAAGTTGGACGTTTTTTAACATGCTGCATGGGCAACAGAACATATCTACGAGCCCCATTCTGTTCTTGGGTCGCCACTGTTTCCCTCCTGATCCAGTTGaaccccaggtgacagatcttCCACAACAGATGGGTGATGAGAAAAGGAGGGATACTTGGGGGCTTTGCCATCACTGGGGACCCATCATCCCCAGTGATGCCAAATGAGGCCGATTGTGGCCCGGTGGGCATGGCCTGGGCAATCAGGGCTCAAGACCATCAAGCTACCCACGATGGGCCTAGGAGAAGATACtgatgctgtttttctttctctctgcccagtctgaagaaaggaaaagaatagatgaattgattgaaagtgggaaggaagaaggaatgaaggtAAGGGGCTGCTGTGCTTGCTGCATCATAGCTAAAGCTGGAAGAGCTCACCTTCCCTGGTCCCGTGGCTGAGAGTGGCCACCATGTGGCTTTAACCTTCTAATGGCCATGGTGACCAGGCAGACTCTATTAGGTTGTCAAAGAGCCAAATACCAAAAGTTGTTAAGGAAATGTCTTATGAAGGAAACATAAATGGGCTTTGTATATAAATGTTATCCAGGGGAAGCTTTTCTTAGAAATTGTGGTTaaacaattcagtggctttttgTACATTCACAATGCAATGCAACCATCATCCCTGtctaatttcagaattttttcatcCTCCCAAATGGAAACCCTTACCCATTACTTATCACTGCCCaccatccccacctctcccctgcccagcccctggcagccactcaGCTGCTTTCTGTCTCAGTGGAGTTGCTCTTCTGGGCACTTCATATAAATCGGATTATACAATATGTAGCTGATGCCCAGGGAAACTTTTAAAAGGAgaaactaatatatttttaaactgttttcctAGATAATGACAATGCCCAAGAAATGTGCTTTTCTCTTACTGTATTTCAAGCACACTCAGTTTGGGCGAGAGGAGAAGTACTCTCTACAGTGGGGTTCAGATGGGCCTAGACTAGGGCTCAGGGTTCAGAAAGCTTCCACTTCCACCCACCACCTAGGGGGATTCCAGCTTAAGTCCTGGGCCCCTCCAGCAACCCCATTCAACTCCATGTAGAACAGAGTgaggagacacaggagagaaATTGTGGAATGAGGTAGAGACCCAGAACACTGGGCGTGCTGTTCGCCTAGGAAGGCATAGCGCACAGCCCCTAGACAGAGAAACCAGGTGTGTGGATTTGAGCTGTGTCACTGcctagctgtgtggcctcagacACGTGGTTGtgcctctttaagcctcagtttcctcatctacaaaatggggcaATCTCCACCTAGCAGATCTCTCACGAGCTCTGATGTAACTGCTTTGCAGATGAGCACCAAGGAACCACGTTTGTGGAGTGAGGGAACGTTCTAGAGCTGGcctgtagtgatggttgcacagctgtATACACTTCATAAAACCCATCAACCTGTACATGTAAAGTGAGTGAATTTTATGACATAGCTCAGTACAGCTGTTAAAGACTGGGGTAAGCCCCCAGCTCCCCGGAGACCTGCTGTGCACAGTGGCATCCATTGCTATTATGAACCAACACCCTCTCTTATCACCTTCTGACAGATTGACCTCATCGATGGCAAAGGCAGGGGTGTGATTGCCACCAAGCAGTTCTCCCGGGGTGACTTTGTGGTGGAATACCACGGGGACCTCATCGAGATCACCGACGCCAAGAAACGGGAGGCTCTGTATGCACAGGACCCTTCCACGGGCTGCTACATGTACTATTTTCAGTATCTGAGCAAAACCTACTGGTGAGTCCACTGTTGCTTAGAGTGGCTTTTCTGTCCTCTAGGCAGTGAGGAGAGGCCAAAGGGCCAGGAACTCCTGATTCTGTTTGGTGGCCAGTcttctggttttgttgttgttgactttttttttttttattttttgagatggagtcttgctctgttgcccaggctggagtgcagtggtgtgatctcggctcactgcaacctcctctcaGGCTCAAagaattctcctccctcagcctccagagtagcccagctaatttttttttctgtatttttagtagaggtggagttttgccacattggccaagctggtcttgaactcctgacctcagacgatccacccgccttggccttccaaagtgctgggattacaggtgtgagccactgcactcgggcTGTTGTTGCCTTTTTTCAAAGCTGTGATGCAATTATCGCctgcttcccttttttttttttttttttttttgagtctcgatctgtcgcccaagctggagtgcagtggcacaatcttggctcactgcaacctccacctcccgggttcaagatattctgcctcagtctccaacgtaactgggattacaggtgtgcgtcaccacgcccagctaattcttatatatttttttagtagagacagggtttcattatgttggccaggctggtctgacctcatatggtctgcctgcctcagcctcccaaagttctgggattacaggtgtgagtcactgcgcctggccccagcttccctttttttttttttttttcttttgagatggagtctcgttctgtcgcccaggctggagtgcagtgacgcaatcttggcttactgcaacctccacctcccaggttcaagcgattctcctgcctcagcctcctgagtagctgggactacacgcacatgccaccatgcccggctaattttttgtatttttagtagagatggagtttcactgtgttagccaggatggtctcgatctcctaaccttgtgacctgcccaccttggcctcccaaagtgctgggattacaggcatgagccactgtgtctggccccagCTTCCCATTTTTAATCTTTGGAATTGGAGCTGTCCTGGATGTTATCTCATCCAAGGGGAGAAGTGGGCTAGTCACATGAAAACCTGTTAAGCAGCTCACCTGGCTCTCCTTCAGGGCATTTGGCCAGAGCAGCTCTGGAAATCACTAATTGATCTTGCCTGGCTAGGACCAGTGgagttgaattttttattttttattttattttatttttttgagatggagtttcactcttgttgtccaggcaggagtgcagtggcacgatcttggctcactgcaacttccacttccgaagttgaagcaattctcctgcctcagcctcccaagtaactgggattacaggcatgcgccaccacgcccagctaattttgtatttttagcacagacagggtttcaccatggtggccaggctggttttgaaatcctgacctcaggtaatccacccgcctcagcctccgaaagtgctgggattacaggcatgagccaccgtgcccggcggggttgatttttttaatccatttattttgTGAAACTCTACCATTTCCTCCTGTGCCTCCATAAAGAGCCCTTTGGGTCCtaccccatccccccacccaggGCCTGTGCAGGCTCTCAAAAATAGCTTTGTGGGCCgagcgtggtagctcatgcctgtgatcccagcactttgggtggccgaggtggatggatcttgaaggtcaggagctccagaccaacatggcaaaaccccgtctctactaaaaatacaaaaaaattagcctggcatggtggcacacgcttctaatcccagcgactcaggaggctgaggcagaattgccttaccctgggaggcagaggttgcagtgagctgagatcgtgccactgcactccagcctgggcgacagagcgacgagactccttctcaaaaaaaaaattaaaaaaaaaatgctttgcaaattgagccaggcctggtggctcatgcttgtaatctcaaaaactcaggaggccaaggccagaggatcactggagcccaggagttggagaccagcctgagcaatatagggagaccttgtctctacagaaacaattaaaaattagcctgatgtggtggcatgtacctgtggtcaaagctactcgggaggctgaggtaggaggatgacttgagcccgggaggtggaggctgcagtgagccgtgatcgtgccactgcactccagcctgggtgacggagcgagaccccctctaaaaaggaaaaagaaaatagctttatGAATTGAATCTTTCCAAAACACATGGCTTTAAATCAGTATCCCACCAGAGCTGAGCACAAGTGTGACTCTCTCCAGGTTGAAAAGCCTCTTTATCCATTTAATCCTCTCTGGCCCTCCTTCCCTCCAGCGTGGATGCAACTAGAGAGACAAATCGCCTAGGAAGACTGATCAATCACAGCAAATGTGGGAACTGCCAAACCAAACTGCACGACATTGACGGCGTACCTCACCTCATCCTCATCGCCTCCCGAGACATCGCGGCTGGGGAGGAGCTCCTGTATGACTATGGGGACCGCAGCAAGGCTTCCATTGAAGCCCACCCGTGGCTGAAGCATTAACCGGTGGGCCCTGTGCCCTCCCCGCCCCACTTTCCCTTCTTCAAAGGACAAAGTGCCCTCAAAgggaattgaatttttttttttacacacttAATCTTAGTGGATTActtcagatgtttttaaaaagtatattaagaTGCCTTTTCACTGTAGTATTTAAATATCTGTTACAGGTTTCCAAGGTGGACTTGAACAGATGGCCTTATATTACCAAAACTTTTATATTCTagttgtttttgtactttttttgcaTACAAGCCGAACGTTTGTGCTTCCCGTGCATGCAGTCAAAGACTCAGCACAGGTTTTAGAGGAAATAGTCAAACATGAACTAGGAAGCCAGGTGAGTCTCCTTTCTCCAGTGGAAGAGCCGGGACCTTCCCCCTGCACCCCCGACATCCAGGGACGGGGTGTGAGGAAGACGCTGCCTCCCAATGGCCTGGACGGGATGTTTCCAAGCTCTTGTTCTCCTAATGTCTCAACAGGCGCTCACTGAAgtgtatg
The Gorilla gorilla gorilla isolate KB3781 chromosome 10, NHGRI_mGorGor1-v2.1_pri, whole genome shotgun sequence genome window above contains:
- the KMT5A gene encoding N-lysine methyltransferase KMT5A isoform X4, whose protein sequence is MSPNKCSGMRFPLQEENSVTHHEVKCQGKPLAGIYRKREEKRNAGNAVRSAMKSEEQKIKDARRGPLVPFPNQKSEAAEPPKTPPSSCDSTNAAIAKQALKKPIKGKQAPRKKAQGKTQQNRKLTDFYPVRRSSRKSKAELQSEERKRIDELIESGKEEGMKIDLIDGKGRGVIATKQFSRGDFVVEYHGDLIEITDAKKREALYAQDPSTGCYMYYFQYLSKTYCVDATRETNRLGRLINHSKCGNCQTKLHDIDGVPHLILIASRDIAAGEELLYDYGDRSKASIEAHPWLKH